In Alternaria dauci strain A2016 chromosome 9, whole genome shotgun sequence, the following proteins share a genomic window:
- a CDS encoding 60S ribosomal eL14 domain-containing protein produces MPTLQGLPQELLEIIFLYSMNIALPRCSPDLGKKLSAPKVAMDFTMQAFFHTVDHRTNYRDRLVTSDALLQSDILTCRFFTYNFFLRYVQRAQDAMIKLRGKAWAATGVTVPGVSYFDGLWPYKFTKIPHLAFAQGFHVPEKLLHGPWTADKASLLYVLVSLNGEIDWEGSMAGEAAKTGLKEAIRDGNEHAVAALAVLLGVPKGITTELLQYAVIRCGCNINIIRHLLFNAQILAEEASSTLDFYDPALWAWADVNGHKGETLKDMLKDAAAFDLEFYFEDNADWPKIVPFPYSGSKFDARTAFNGVVRELLMNLYRNYGRKITRRRAMTPEQRVAEEHQHRILFPTAHTDEMGDAEITTSAWRLVEVGRVVLFNEGQYEGRLATIVEIIDHKRVLIDGPSEKAPVPRQEVALAKLSLTPIVIPKLPRASGVGHVAKKWEEHKVQQKFDESAWAKKRAAMQKRRGLNDFERFKVMKMRKQARFEVQKTFAKIRASAKA; encoded by the exons ATGCCGACACTTCAAGGCCTTCCTCAGGAGCTACTGGAGATAATCTTCCTCTACAGCATGAACATAGCGCTTCCACGCTGCTCCCCGGATCTGGGCAAAAAGCTCTCTGCTCCCAAAGTAGCCATGGACTTCACTATGCAAGCTTTCTTCCACACCGTTGATCACCGCACCAACTACCGGGACCGCCTTGTAACTAGCGACGCGTTGCTCCAATCTGACATACTGACTTGCCGTTTCTTCACCTACAACTTCTTTCTGAGATATGTGCAGCGCGCACAAGACGCAATGATCAAGTTACGTGGCAAGGCCTGGGCTGCTACTGGAGTCACAGTCCCAGGTGTTTCCTACTTTGATGGACTGTGGCCATACAAGTTTACTAAGATTCCGCATCTGGCTTTTGCGCAAGGTTTCCACGTGCCGGAGAAGTTGCTGCATGGACCCTGGACTGCGGACAAGGCATCGCTGCTCTACGTACTGGTCAGTCTAAACGGAGAGATCGACTGGGAAGGCAGTATGGCAGGTGAAGCGGCAAAGACGGGATTGAAAGAGGCTATCAGAGACGGAAACGAGCACGCCGTGGCGGCGCTTGCTGTACTTCTGGGTGTGCCAAAAGGTATTACCACCGAGTTACTGCAGTACGCTGTTATCCGTTGCGGCTGTAACATCAACATCATCCGACACTTGCTTTTCAACGCACAGATTCTTGCCGAAGAGGCCTCAAGTACGTTGGATTTCTATGACCCTGCACTATGGGCATGGGCAGACGTCAACGGTCACAAAGGGGAGACGctcaaggacatgctgaaaGATGCCGCCGCGTTCGATCTTGAGTTTTACTTTGAAGACAACGCCGACTGGCCCAAGATTGTTCCCTTTCCTTATAGCGGAAGCAAGTTTGATGCAAGGACAGCCTTTAATGGTGTCGTCAGGGAGCTATTGATGAACCTTTACCGGAACTATGGAAGGAAGATCACACGGAGGAGGGCTATGACGCCTGAGCAGAGGGTTGCAGAAG AACATCAACACCGAATCCTATTTCCGACCG CACATACCGACGAAATGGGTGACGCCGAAATCACAACGAGCGCCTGGAGGCTGGTCGAGGTCGGCCGTGTGGTCCTCTTCAACGAGGGTCAGTACGAGGGCCGTCTCGCTACCATTGTCGAGATCATTGACCACAAGCGT GTCCTCATTGACGGTCCCTCGGAGAAGGCCCCCGTTCCCCGCCAGGAAGTCGCGCTGGCCAAACTCTCCCTCACGCCCATCGTCATCCCTAAGCTTCCCCGCGCCAGCGGTGTTGGCCACGTTGCGAAGAAGTGGGAGGAGCACAAGGTCCAGCAAAAGTTCGACGAGAGCGCGTGGGCCAAGAAGCGTGCGGCTATGCAGAAGAGGCGGGGACTGAACGACTTTGAGCGCTTCAAGGTcatgaagatgaggaagCAG GCTCGCTTCGAGGTCCAGAAGACCTTCGCCAAGATCCGCGCCAGCGCAAAGGCATAG